GGCTTATGAAGCCAACCTGCGGGCGATCGTGGAGCGCATCCGTTCCAAAACGGAGGCCACCGTCGTCTTCGCCACCACGACCCCGGTCATCGACGATCGGGCCGCGAAGACGAGATCGAAGGTCGACTACGAGTTGCTCAACGCAAGCACCGAGCAGTACAACGCCATCGCCCGCAAGGTCATGGCCGACCTCAAGGTGCCGGTGGACGACGTCCGACTGGCGGCCGGAGACGCCGACGTCCTCGCCAAACGGATCGGCGACGACGGCATCCACTTCCAGCCCGAGGGCCGCGAAGCCCTCGGCGAAGCCGTGGCCGCCTACCTCACCAAGCTCCTGCCGACAACCGAAGCCGCTTCCGGCTCCGGCTCACGGGTGGGAACACCGCGGTAGCATCTGTCGACCGGTTCGCTCGATGACCTCGGCGAGTGTCAGGCATTCCTCGCACGGGTGATCTTCGTTTGATTAATCGGCGAATTAGAGGTGGCAGGCG
The window above is part of the Paludisphaera rhizosphaerae genome. Proteins encoded here:
- a CDS encoding SGNH/GDSL hydrolase family protein, with the protein product MRSSVRGLAIGFGLTLSFLLATSPSMAADDRQEARKEPTPSLPKIVLVGDSIRLAYAPIVAKRLEGKAIVISPAPNGGDSANVLKHLEEWVVREQPAIVHFNCGIHDTKKFKTSGQFQVPPEAYEANLRAIVERIRSKTEATVVFATTTPVIDDRAAKTRSKVDYELLNASTEQYNAIARKVMADLKVPVDDVRLAAGDADVLAKRIGDDGIHFQPEGREALGEAVAAYLTKLLPTTEAASGSGSRVGTPR